The following is a genomic window from Fusarium oxysporum Fo47 chromosome IV, complete sequence.
CTTTGGTACCACGTCTTCAAGAAACTCGAGGTTGTCATGGTGTGCAACAGCGCTTGCTATTGAAGTTAGAAAGGGCTGTTGAGTCAAGGATGAGGGAGCTAACTTACCGACATCCTTGTATTGGATGTTTCGACGAGGTTTGCGGTCTAGCTTGGCTTGGGTATGTGACTCTTCTGCAAGATACTGAACAAACATTTCCTGTGTCGCATGAGTATGACGATGGTGAGAATGGATAGCGAAGACATACGGCAGCGAGAGTTATCACGAAAGCTGCATTGTTAGAGCACAGACCGATATCTGGGTCTTGTGCGATGATCTTTTTAACTCTAGAGACTATCACCATGTTAAATTGGGACTGAAGAGCATGGTTAATAGCTTACGAGGGAGCTGATTCTGGCCTGTAGGCTCCTTTCGAGGAGGAATAGCAGTGGTGTTATAAGGCATGGCGATAGTAGAGACGAAGTCGCTGGAAAACGTGAAAGGATTGAGTGAGTCTGAGTGAGTTAGAAAGAGCTAAACGGATATATCAATGCGTGAGGCGGATGGCTTTGTATCCGCAAGGGATGAAGGTCAAAGTTGAGTACAAGGGTAAGAATGTCGTAGGAGTAGCCAGAAAATACGAGGCAGAATACATGGGAGAAAACGAAAGTAAATAAACACCAAAATGTAGTACGCAGTGAATCCAAAGTTGAAAATGACACTTGAATTGCACGACCATCTTGAACAGGAAATGTGAGCCGTACCTTGACTACAAGCGAATTCTCCAAGAATTGTATCAGGGGCTGCGATACGTTTGAGAGTTGGGAGTCGAGAATGAAGGGAATATGAGGGATATGCTTATCTAAGAGAATACTAAAGGTTTTATATCGCTATCAATGGCTGATAAGTCGGGTTGGATGTGAATTACTGTTCTTGTGAAGTCAAGATACACGAAGAATGGTATTAACTGAAGTCTGAGACGCGAAGCTGCAACCACTAAACGCGATACTGTGGCTGAACCCAAAGCCACATATCAGCTGTCAGCATCCCTGTTGGTCATCACGACACTCACCATATAACAACGTTTACGAAATAGCCTTTACCAAAGAAACAGCTCTCATTTTCGCCTCGTTGGCATTTTTAATCAGTCAATCCAATCATCCCGACTTGCGCGACTTCAAAGATAGCGGTTGAGCGACAATGGTCGCCTTGCCTGAACCATGAACGTGCGACAATCATCCTTCAGCTTGGCACCTCCTGGACCTGGACTTGAAAGACGTCCTTCGGTGGTATCGCGTTTATCCTCCGTCTTTTCGAAtgcagatcaagaagcagggAGTGTAGCACGGACAGGGGCTGGACTtatcgaggaggagattgccGAGATTAAGAGATATGAAGTATGTTGTGGGACACTGGATATGCGGCTCTATGCTAACTAGCTGGACCAGGACTTTACAACAATAGGTATGCGACTCGATCGACTACAATACGGACTTCGACACTGATATACGGTAGACTGGGTGCAAGATGCGGCGCGAGAACAAGCTAAGCGTAAGGCGCGAAGAAAGCAAGCGGCCGGCCTCTACGATAAAGGACAACCTGGCTGGCGATATCAGCTGTGGAGGAGTTATGATGCAGCGCAAGCCTGGATCGTGGTAACAATCATTGGTATTGCTATTGGCTTGAATGCAGCGCTACTCAATATCATTACAGAATGGCTCTCCGACGTCAAGATGGGCTACTGCGAGACAGGCTTCTATTTGAATGAGAACTTTTGCTGCTggggagaagagaatggTATGTGGAGTCCAGGGTTTGGTGACATGAATGATGCTGAAATCAGACAGGCTGCGATCAGTGGCACAGATGGACTGGCTTCGAACCCTTGAACTATTTTATCTATTTTGTCTTTGCAGTAAGTGCCAAGTCTTCCTTCGCACTTGTGCATCCTAACGACATAGACTCTATTTGCTTGCGTTGCGGGCACCTTGGTCAAGTCTTTTGCACCATATGCTGCCGGTTCAGGTATTTCTGAGATCAAGTGCATCATTGCCGGGTTCGTTATGAAAGGCTTTCTTGGATGGTGGACTTTGATCATTAAATCAGTATGTCTCCCTCTGGCTATCGCCTCTGGCTTGTCGGTTGGAAAGGAAGGCCCAAGTGTACACTACGCCGTGTGTACGGGAAATGTGATCTCTCGGCTCTTCGACAAATACAAACGCAACGCTTCTAAGACTAGGGAGTTCCTGAGCGCCTCGGCAGCTGCCGGTGTCGCTGTCGCCTTTGGCAGTCCTATCGGCGGTGTGCTTTTCTCTCTTGAGGAAATGTCGAACCAGTTTCCTCTCAAGACATTGTGGCGAAGCTATTTCTGTGCCCTTGTCGCGACAGCTGTTCTCGCCGCTATGAATCCTTTTCGAACGGGCCAACTGGTCATGTTCCAGGTTGAGTATAAGAATGACTGGCACTTTTTCGAGCTGCTGTTCTACGTCTTGATTGGTATTTTCGGAGGTCTCTACGGAGCCTTTGTGATTAAGTGGAATCTGCGGGTTCAGTCATTCAGAAAGAAGTACTTGAAAGAGTATGCAGTTCTCGAAGCGACTTTACTGGCAGCGGGAACTGCTATTATTGCCTACCCCAACGCCTTCTTGAGGATTGACATGACAGAGAGTATGGAGATTCTCTTCTCGGAGTGCGGACGTGGAGAATCGTACCACGGTCTCTGCGAGCCTGACAAGAGATGGTGGAACATAATTTCACTGTTCCTGGCGACCTTCCTAAGGCTTTTCCTCGTTATACTATCCTATGGATGCAAGGTTCCCGCTGGTATCTTCGTTCCTTCAATGGCGATTGGAGCATCGTTCGGAAGAACAATTGGAATTCTTGTCCAAGCTATTCACGAAGCCAATCCCACCAGCGTCTTCTTTTCCGCATGCAAGCCTGACGAGCCTTGCATCACACCAGGGACATATGCCCTGCTAGGAGCCGCTGCGGCACTCAGTGGCATCATGCACATCACCATATCCGTGGTGGTCATCATGTTTGAGCTCACAGGTGCTCTGAACTACATTCTGCCCACCATGATCGTCGTTGGAGTCACCAAAGCTATCAGCGAATTATTTGGCAAGGGAGGCATCGCAGATAGAATGATATGGTTTAGCGGAATGCCGTTCCTTGACAGTAAAGAGGATCACAACTTCGGGGTTCCTGTGTCAGCTGTCATGAGAACTTCCGTTGTCTCGATGCCCGCTCATGGACTTACCTTGGGCGAAGTCCAGAGCCTCCTTGCTGATGATCGGTATCAAGGCTTCCCTGTGGTGGAAGACAAACACACCAAGGTGCTTGTTGGTTATATTGGCAGTACGGAGTTGCGATATGCCATTGATAAGATGAGTCGAACCTCACCGTTATCAGAGACTGCAAAATGCACATTTGCACCGTCGTCGGCGAATCTGTCAAGTACATCGCTTAACAACATCCATGGCGACTCATCACACTCTTCAACTCTCGACTTTAGCCGATATGTTGATGCAACACCCGTCACAGCTCACCCGAGACTGCCCCTCGAGACTGTCATGGAGTTGTTTCAAAAGATCGGACCTCGAGTTATATTGATTGAATATCATGGCAAGCTCACTGGTCTCGTAACCGTCAAAGACTGCCTGAAATACCAATTCAAGGTCGAAGCCGCCGAGAACCCCAAGGATGATCATCGTATTGAAGAGGGGCAAGAGCAACTTTGGGCCCTTTTCCAAAGAGCCGGTAACTGGTTTTCTGGCCGAGTCTCAAGATACTCAGGAGGCCGGATTCGCCTGACAAGCACTTCTGGTGGTGAGCGGCCACTGGGGAGAGGGCAAATATTGGACGGCGACGAGGAGGTGCTCGATGAAGGTGTTGAGCTGGAGAGTCGGCGGTAATTGTATGAACATGTTGATTGTTACCTTTTATTATCTGTTACTATAGAAACGTGCATGATACGCTGGTGTTCGGGATTGGATCTATTTTTTTTAACTTATGCTAAATGTCTCAATTCTATCAAAGATCCAACAGCAGGTCTCTCGTGGCATTCTGCACCACGACTGTGTGACTAGCCAGCCTGTCTATCGTGTTCTCTCATCCGACTCTCTGCCCAAATCAATaacatcctcgtcgtcatcccGCTGTgctccatcatcttcagtcGGCAAAGGAACATAACTCGGCCCTTCAGCAGCGGCCGCGGCACCAGCATCTTTAGTCTCATCCTTCCGTCCCACGATGACATTGCCTGCGACAAGAAGCGCAGCACCAGCCCACcacagaggaggaagaacttctgagaagatcaaggcgcCTAGGACAGCGGTAACCATGAAGTTCGTGGATGTATTCATGATGGAGACTTGAGTTGTGGATGTACCACGGGCAAGAGCCTGAGTAAACAGCGTCCACATCTGAAGCATATAAGTGAGTGATCAGAGGTTCGACTGCAAGTCACTTACAACGCCATTGAATGTTAAATTAAGGACAAAGAATATCTAGAAGATTTAGTTGCGAGTCAAGTAAGAACAGAAGAGATCAACTTACGCCGCGAACGAGATATTCGACTATATGCTCATGAGCGGACAAGCCGATCAGTTTCGCAATGCTGTCGGATAGGTTGGTGGTGAGTTGTGTAGTTGTCCTGAGTAAATTAGTATACCTTTTATCTTTCAAGCTACCTCTTGCCAACCCGAAGCCTCCGTAGCGCAATTTGTATCATATACTTGGAATAGACTCTGCATAATCGTCACTGTAAGAGAAAAATGTCCTTGCACTTACAACTTTGCAAAAACTCCATTGAAAGCAGCGCAAGCACCACTGGCAACCGCAAAGAACATCCATTGCGACCGCAGGCTCCAATTACTCGGTGACGGCATCTCGGAGGATGGTTGTTTCTTtaaaggtgaagaagaaaatcCAGCTTCTGGCTTCTGACGTTTACGGAGCATGGTCGTCGGAGTCTTCGGAGTTCTTAGGTTGGTGAGAATGGAGGGCccctgatgatgatgatggattGACTTGGCGCCCTTGTTAGAGGCTGAGAAGTGGTCCTTTAGTGGGGGACCGCCTGTCTTAGGCAGAGTCGCCCC
Proteins encoded in this region:
- a CDS encoding histone-fold-containing protein, giving the protein MPYNTTAIPPRKEPTGQNQLPLSRVKKIIAQDPDIGLCSNNAAFVITLAAEMFVQYLAEESHTQAKLDRKPRRNIQYKDVASAVAHHDNLEFLEDVVPKTVPYKNIKAKAKATQARLQGDNTNQKLEFPLANGAGKPLVNGNSVAHHDRQDDPNSQLELEFRQASGANRDGDVAMTG
- a CDS encoding chloride channel; protein product: MNVRQSSFSLAPPGPGLERRPSVVSRLSSVFSNADQEAGSVARTGAGLIEEEIAEIKRYELDQDFTTIDWVQDAAREQAKRKARRKQAAGLYDKGQPGWRYQLWRSYDAAQAWIVVTIIGIAIGLNAALLNIITEWLSDVKMGYCETGFYLNENFCCWGEENGCDQWHRWTGFEPLNYFIYFVFATLFACVAGTLVKSFAPYAAGSGISEIKCIIAGFVMKGFLGWWTLIIKSVCLPLAIASGLSVGKEGPSVHYAVCTGNVISRLFDKYKRNASKTREFLSASAAAGVAVAFGSPIGGVLFSLEEMSNQFPLKTLWRSYFCALVATAVLAAMNPFRTGQLVMFQVEYKNDWHFFELLFYVLIGIFGGLYGAFVIKWNLRVQSFRKKYLKEYAVLEATLLAAGTAIIAYPNAFLRIDMTESMEILFSECGRGESYHGLCEPDKRWWNIISLFLATFLRLFLVILSYGCKVPAGIFVPSMAIGASFGRTIGILVQAIHEANPTSVFFSACKPDEPCITPGTYALLGAAAALSGIMHITISVVVIMFELTGALNYILPTMIVVGVTKAISELFGKGGIADRMIWFSGMPFLDSKEDHNFGVPVSAVMRTSVVSMPAHGLTLGEVQSLLADDRYQGFPVVEDKHTKVLVGYIGSTELRYAIDKMSRTSPLSETAKCTFAPSSANLSSTSLNNIHGDSSHSSTLDFSRYVDATPVTAHPRLPLETVMELFQKIGPRVILIEYHGKLTGLVTVKDCLKYQFKVEAAENPKDDHRIEEGQEQLWALFQRAGNWFSGRVSRYSGGRIRLTSTSGGERPLGRGQILDGDEEVLDEGVELESRR